The following are encoded in a window of Brevibacillus sp. DP1.3A genomic DNA:
- a CDS encoding lipid-transfer protein, whose protein sequence is MGKKVKVIGVNMIPFTKPGAHEPYEVMAAKAVKGALEDAGIDYSEIQQAYASYVYGDSTCGQRALYQVGMTGIPIFNINNNCSSGSNALFLARQAVESGAVECALAVGFEEMKPGALKSHWDDRTPATGWLQDRLRELWPEVPQAPNAIRLFGSAGKEYLEKYGANPDIFAKVSVKTRNHAVQNPYSLFTQTLKVEEVMSAPELMPKLTRLMACPPTCGAAAAIVCSEEFAKKHGISNAVEIVGQALTTDMNVSHDNILNLVGADMTRRAAKQVYEAAGIGPEEVDVLELHDCFTPNEVITYESLGICEEGGAEKLINDGDNTYGGKVVVNPSGGLMSKGHPIGATGLAQCTELVWQLRGQAQKRQVENARVALHHNLGLGGACVVTMYRVG, encoded by the coding sequence TTGGGTAAAAAAGTAAAAGTAATCGGCGTCAATATGATACCGTTTACAAAACCGGGGGCACACGAGCCCTATGAAGTCATGGCAGCGAAAGCGGTAAAAGGTGCACTGGAAGATGCGGGAATTGACTATTCCGAAATCCAGCAAGCATATGCAAGTTACGTTTACGGTGACAGCACGTGTGGTCAAAGAGCGTTATATCAGGTGGGGATGACCGGGATTCCGATTTTTAATATCAATAACAACTGCTCCTCTGGTTCCAATGCGCTGTTCCTGGCACGACAAGCAGTTGAGTCTGGCGCTGTAGAGTGCGCACTGGCAGTTGGCTTTGAAGAAATGAAGCCGGGCGCATTGAAATCTCATTGGGATGATCGAACACCAGCAACAGGCTGGTTGCAGGATCGATTGAGGGAATTGTGGCCGGAAGTTCCGCAAGCACCAAATGCCATTCGTTTGTTTGGTTCAGCAGGTAAGGAGTATCTGGAGAAGTATGGAGCAAATCCAGACATTTTTGCAAAAGTGTCCGTGAAAACAAGGAATCATGCCGTTCAAAATCCGTACTCGCTATTCACACAAACACTGAAAGTAGAAGAGGTGATGAGTGCGCCGGAATTGATGCCTAAATTGACTCGTCTCATGGCGTGCCCTCCTACGTGTGGTGCAGCCGCCGCTATTGTTTGCAGTGAGGAATTCGCCAAAAAGCACGGGATTTCCAACGCAGTCGAGATTGTGGGGCAAGCGCTGACAACGGATATGAATGTCAGTCACGACAATATCCTCAATCTGGTGGGAGCCGATATGACTCGTCGTGCCGCCAAACAGGTCTATGAGGCGGCAGGCATCGGCCCAGAAGAAGTAGATGTCTTGGAACTCCATGACTGCTTCACCCCAAATGAGGTCATTACCTATGAGAGCCTGGGGATATGTGAGGAAGGTGGAGCAGAGAAATTGATCAATGATGGCGATAACACATACGGTGGCAAAGTGGTTGTCAATCCTTCTGGTGGCTTGATGTCAAAAGGACATCCAATCGGAGCAACGGGTCTTGCCCAGTGCACGGAGCTTGTCTGGCAGCTTCGCGGGCAGGCACAGAAACGGCAAGTGGAAAATGCAAGAGTTGCCTTGCATCACAACTTGGGTCTTGGTGGTGCTTGCGTCGTAACTATGTATCGAGTTGGATAA
- a CDS encoding SRPBCC domain-containing protein has product MEQNNQQTVEDIKQTIVFEAPIQKVWEKVSTAEAISAWFMPNDFQPVVGHEFHIQSPFGPSPCKVLEVEAPHRLSFAWDTDGWVVSFLLKDLGDKTEFTLIHGGWKAADEIIGKANAKSAMIREKMNQGWVGIVHERLKKVVEG; this is encoded by the coding sequence GTGGAACAGAACAATCAACAAACCGTAGAAGATATTAAACAAACCATTGTTTTCGAAGCCCCTATTCAAAAGGTATGGGAAAAAGTATCCACTGCGGAAGCCATTTCTGCTTGGTTTATGCCGAATGATTTTCAACCAGTGGTAGGTCACGAGTTTCATATCCAATCCCCTTTTGGACCGTCCCCATGCAAAGTGTTGGAAGTAGAAGCACCTCATCGCCTTTCTTTTGCTTGGGATACAGACGGTTGGGTAGTCTCTTTTCTTTTAAAAGACCTGGGAGATAAAACGGAGTTTACCCTCATTCATGGTGGATGGAAAGCGGCAGATGAGATCATCGGAAAAGCAAACGCGAAGAGCGCAATGATTCGTGAGAAGATGAATCAAGGTTGGGTTGGAATTGTCCACGAGCGTCTGAAAAAGGTTGTGGAGGGTTAA
- a CDS encoding response regulator transcription factor → MTSIYTIEEQVRKLDAITNHEEKLYKILELYLELFPTQDASLYRYSPIGYFGEGIISLSARGLSHIREKRDDIRGYSFLQDVIRERKAKYCSGIEFFKQTSSNYPHSSNAHAVLVSPICYGSVVIGFISSKEFHTGAIIDDNILASVTLYGKLVGKFIEDYQRVENSLQLSKRELEVMKKIAWGESTKEMADSLNISELTVKQYVKSAIQKLGANNRSHAVGELYRQGII, encoded by the coding sequence GTGACTTCAATCTATACCATTGAAGAACAAGTTCGAAAGCTGGATGCCATAACGAATCATGAAGAAAAATTATATAAAATTCTTGAATTATACCTGGAGCTATTTCCAACTCAGGACGCTTCTTTATATCGCTATTCGCCTATTGGCTATTTTGGAGAAGGAATTATCTCTCTCTCAGCAAGAGGATTAAGTCATATACGGGAAAAACGTGATGATATTCGAGGATATAGCTTTTTGCAGGATGTCATCCGTGAAAGAAAGGCCAAGTACTGTTCTGGCATTGAGTTCTTCAAACAAACCAGCAGCAATTACCCTCATTCCTCAAATGCGCATGCCGTTTTAGTTTCCCCCATTTGCTACGGTTCGGTCGTCATTGGCTTTATATCCTCCAAAGAATTCCATACGGGAGCAATCATTGATGACAATATCCTTGCGTCTGTCACTCTGTATGGCAAGCTCGTTGGAAAGTTCATTGAAGACTATCAGCGGGTAGAAAACTCTTTGCAACTAAGCAAACGAGAACTGGAAGTGATGAAAAAAATCGCGTGGGGTGAGAGTACGAAGGAAATGGCAGATTCCCTGAATATCAGTGAATTAACCGTCAAACAATACGTAAAATCTGCGATTCAAAAGCTGGGCGCCAACAATCGTTCCCATGCTGTTGGAGAGCTCTACCGCCAAGGAATTATTTAA
- a CDS encoding helix-turn-helix transcriptional regulator, whose translation MSASAEKVDVFQAIADPTRREVLRLLAEKELPISAITSHFPISRTAVVKHLHILADADLVTGHKVGREKIYRLHPGPLTEVKQWLSFYEQFWNNKLSMLKHLVETDGDTALTVVQSEPDQKRK comes from the coding sequence ATGTCTGCTTCAGCAGAAAAGGTGGATGTATTTCAAGCGATCGCTGACCCTACTCGTCGAGAAGTACTTCGCTTGCTAGCTGAAAAAGAATTGCCTATCTCTGCCATTACCTCTCATTTCCCCATAAGCCGAACTGCTGTGGTTAAGCATCTTCATATACTTGCTGACGCAGATTTGGTTACGGGACATAAGGTAGGTCGCGAGAAAATCTATCGGTTGCATCCCGGTCCCCTGACAGAAGTAAAGCAGTGGCTATCCTTTTACGAGCAGTTTTGGAACAATAAGCTATCTATGTTGAAGCATCTGGTGGAAACCGATGGCGATACGGCATTAACTGTCGTGCAATCGGAACCGGATCAAAAAAGAAAATAG
- a CDS encoding LysR family transcriptional regulator yields MRIEQLIYITEIAKTGSIANTAERLFVSSPGISLAISSLEEELGVKIFERSRTGLEPTEVGKKLILRAQEIVNQIEEFKNEAKCDSSEFEGQLSISIVPGICRTLIPKTLAAITTKFPKVHLHVKEAHLMQVRKDVLNGDVDIGVIYSFPSSHEENKLLTTTHITDSSMMVCFRKDSELASKEIIYMEDLYNYPIVASTNLSDTKKFYSYLFGEFHKINFSVQSQNYETKKHFISQGMALGFETRLTTKTDPFFQREDIICKPLIAKEPVVSYYCIKLKNQYVSVPGKEFLKELQAQANQYKEISRQ; encoded by the coding sequence ATGCGTATCGAGCAACTTATCTACATAACCGAAATAGCAAAAACAGGATCGATTGCGAACACAGCCGAACGACTTTTTGTGTCTTCTCCAGGTATAAGCCTTGCAATTAGCAGTTTGGAAGAAGAGCTCGGCGTAAAAATTTTTGAACGCTCACGTACTGGATTAGAGCCCACTGAAGTAGGAAAAAAGTTGATCTTACGCGCGCAGGAAATAGTAAACCAGATCGAAGAATTTAAAAATGAGGCGAAATGTGATTCTTCCGAGTTTGAAGGACAGTTATCCATCTCCATAGTCCCAGGCATCTGTCGAACACTCATTCCGAAAACCTTGGCTGCGATTACTACAAAATTCCCAAAGGTCCATCTTCATGTGAAAGAAGCACATCTTATGCAAGTTCGAAAAGATGTTTTGAATGGGGATGTTGACATTGGCGTCATCTACTCTTTTCCCTCCTCCCATGAAGAAAACAAGTTGCTTACTACTACCCATATCACAGATAGCTCCATGATGGTCTGTTTTCGAAAGGACTCGGAATTGGCTAGCAAAGAGATCATTTACATGGAGGATTTATATAACTATCCGATTGTGGCATCCACCAATTTGAGTGATACAAAAAAATTCTATTCCTATCTATTTGGGGAATTTCACAAAATTAACTTCTCCGTTCAATCGCAAAACTATGAAACAAAAAAACATTTCATCTCGCAAGGAATGGCATTGGGGTTTGAAACTCGCCTAACAACGAAAACCGATCCCTTTTTTCAAAGGGAAGATATTATTTGCAAGCCCCTCATTGCAAAAGAACCCGTGGTCTCCTATTATTGCATCAAATTAAAAAACCAATACGTTTCAGTACCCGGTAAGGAATTTTTAAAGGAACTGCAAGCCCAAGCGAATCAATATAAAGAAATAAGTAGACAATGA
- a CDS encoding enoyl-CoA hydratase/isomerase family protein, translated as MKGKNIVTTIENKICIIKLNRPEIRNPLTEAAWELLDTFREIQYDDQVKAVIITGTERAFSAGGNLNNVQGDTSNAFSTRKRMKQYYELLHMMRKVEKPMIAAVNGAAAGAGVSLALACVLVIAARSAFFIQSFVKVGALPDFGGIHFLTQSLGPHRAKELMMLGERISAEQAYQLGMVNEVVDDSSLLERACSIAQKIAEGPSLSIGLIKQLVHYSANVSLEEFLELEAFGQGVCFQTEDLKEGVTAFFEKRAPQFKGK; from the coding sequence ATGAAGGGAAAAAACATCGTGACCACGATTGAAAACAAAATCTGCATCATCAAATTGAACAGGCCAGAAATCAGAAATCCTTTAACGGAAGCGGCATGGGAACTACTCGATACCTTTAGGGAAATTCAATATGACGACCAAGTCAAAGCGGTTATCATCACGGGTACAGAACGTGCGTTTAGTGCTGGTGGCAATTTGAATAACGTTCAGGGCGATACTTCGAATGCCTTTTCTACCCGTAAAAGAATGAAACAGTATTATGAGCTACTCCACATGATGAGAAAAGTGGAAAAGCCCATGATAGCAGCGGTGAATGGCGCCGCAGCAGGAGCAGGAGTCAGTCTTGCATTAGCCTGCGTCTTGGTGATTGCAGCCCGTTCCGCTTTCTTCATTCAAAGTTTCGTGAAAGTGGGGGCTCTTCCCGATTTCGGTGGGATTCATTTTTTGACACAATCATTGGGGCCTCACCGTGCCAAAGAACTGATGATGTTGGGAGAGCGCATCTCGGCAGAACAAGCATACCAACTCGGGATGGTGAATGAAGTAGTCGATGATAGCAGCTTGCTGGAGCGGGCATGTTCCATAGCGCAAAAGATTGCAGAAGGGCCAAGCTTGTCAATTGGACTGATCAAACAACTCGTTCACTATAGCGCAAATGTCAGTTTAGAAGAATTTTTAGAGTTGGAAGCCTTTGGTCAAGGAGTATGTTTTCAGACGGAAGATTTGAAAGAAGGAGTTACTGCATTTTTTGAAAAACGGGCTCCACAATTTAAAGGGAAATAA
- a CDS encoding long-chain fatty acid--CoA ligase: MKKPWHAFYPKTIPVEMEIPLCSIYHFLERAAQDFPHHPAIIEADLAFTYTELKHAVDRFAGALHRRGCKKGDRLGIMLYNCKEYIIAYFAVQRIGGIVVQLNPMFQQRELLIMLDDSEPSWLICDSSQIEKLESTNYHKKLMIVTTDHNPNGYAYFYQWIEEQNDTLPPLQINSKEDIAVLQYTGGTTGTPKGVMITHYNTVATTYHTSITDEGALQRPSERFLGVFPLFHGAGLMVMMASIFHAGVYIPIMHFRIHDALPIIRKYRPSHLSASPTVFVALVNHPDFRDDDLRSLKICRSGAAPIPLEVLRAFEHKSGVRISEAYGLTESNAVIVRVFGKGIRKTGSVGIPVPNADVKIVDIETGLEEMPPGATGEIVLKSPQIMKGYWKKPEETAQTIRDGWLYTGDTGMMDEDGFLYVVGRKKEMIIAGGYNIYPNEIDEVLYMHPAVAEACTFGVPDAYRGETVKAAIVVKKDHSLTEEEIVEWCKERLAKYKVPRLIEFREQLPKSAVGKILRRTLVEENRTH, encoded by the coding sequence TTGAAAAAGCCATGGCACGCCTTTTATCCGAAAACGATCCCTGTTGAAATGGAAATTCCTCTGTGCTCCATCTACCATTTCCTTGAGCGAGCTGCACAAGATTTTCCTCATCATCCAGCTATTATCGAAGCGGATCTGGCGTTTACTTATACCGAATTGAAGCACGCAGTGGATCGTTTTGCCGGTGCCTTGCATCGACGTGGATGCAAGAAGGGAGATCGCTTGGGAATCATGCTGTACAATTGCAAAGAATATATCATCGCCTATTTCGCAGTTCAGCGAATAGGGGGGATTGTCGTCCAACTGAATCCCATGTTTCAGCAGCGAGAATTGCTTATCATGCTGGATGACTCGGAGCCGAGCTGGTTGATTTGTGATAGCAGTCAGATTGAGAAACTAGAAAGTACCAACTATCACAAAAAGCTGATGATCGTAACCACAGATCACAATCCAAATGGATATGCCTACTTCTATCAGTGGATCGAAGAACAAAACGATACACTCCCTCCTTTGCAAATCAATAGCAAGGAAGATATTGCCGTCCTACAGTACACAGGGGGGACGACAGGAACACCTAAAGGGGTAATGATTACGCATTACAACACGGTAGCGACCACGTACCATACCTCGATCACAGACGAAGGGGCACTTCAGCGTCCTAGCGAACGGTTTCTTGGTGTTTTCCCATTGTTCCATGGTGCAGGCCTGATGGTCATGATGGCCTCTATCTTCCATGCAGGTGTCTACATTCCCATCATGCATTTTCGCATCCACGACGCTCTTCCCATCATCCGCAAGTATCGTCCCTCTCATCTCTCAGCCTCACCGACTGTCTTTGTAGCATTAGTGAATCATCCTGACTTTCGGGACGATGATCTGCGTTCGTTGAAAATATGCAGATCAGGTGCTGCTCCGATCCCGTTAGAAGTATTGCGAGCCTTTGAACATAAGTCGGGCGTCCGTATTTCTGAAGCGTATGGACTTACAGAATCCAACGCTGTTATCGTTCGGGTATTTGGAAAAGGTATTCGAAAAACAGGAAGCGTAGGGATACCAGTCCCAAATGCCGATGTAAAAATCGTGGATATTGAAACAGGTTTGGAAGAAATGCCACCGGGAGCAACGGGTGAAATTGTTTTGAAAAGTCCGCAAATCATGAAAGGATATTGGAAAAAACCAGAAGAGACAGCGCAAACGATACGTGATGGATGGCTCTATACGGGTGACACCGGGATGATGGATGAGGATGGCTTCTTGTATGTTGTCGGAAGAAAGAAGGAAATGATCATCGCAGGAGGATACAATATTTATCCCAACGAGATTGATGAGGTCCTGTACATGCATCCAGCCGTTGCAGAAGCGTGTACATTCGGTGTCCCGGATGCCTACCGTGGAGAAACCGTCAAAGCAGCCATTGTTGTGAAGAAAGACCATTCGCTGACAGAAGAAGAAATTGTGGAATGGTGCAAAGAACGGTTGGCGAAATACAAAGTCCCCAGATTGATCGAATTCAGGGAGCAATTGCCGAAATCGGCAGTGGGCAAAATATTGCGTCGTACATTGGTTGAGGAAAATCGTACCCATTAA
- a CDS encoding acyl-CoA dehydrogenase family protein yields MVSNSTTSSKPNTFDLFRRERCFLTHEHDMFRTSLQKFLEKEAVPSIEKWEEEKYTPREFYEKLGAQGFLCPQVQPEYGGLGLDFGFNLVLAEELHRVGVGTLASTSSSIIVPYLERFGNEEQKKRYLPKCVSGEVTTSVAMTEPGIGSDLASMSTTAIRDGDHYIVNGQKTFISNGINAPLFFVAVKTDPKATPARKGVSILLVDADTPGFSRGRKLKKLGQHSTDTVELIFEDARVPVGNLLGEEGQGFYYLMEKLQQERLLIALGAMVIAEEMLKTTMSYVKERHAFGKPISSFQNTQFEIAEMATELKMAQTFLDDLTKKHMQGENIVTQISMAKWFITEMARKMSARCLQLHGGYGFMEEYPIARRYRDVAVMPIYGGTTEIMKTIIAKNLGL; encoded by the coding sequence ATGGTGTCAAATTCGACGACTTCATCAAAACCAAATACATTTGATTTATTTAGAAGAGAGAGATGTTTTCTCACCCATGAACATGATATGTTCCGAACTTCTTTGCAAAAATTTCTCGAAAAAGAAGCTGTCCCTTCCATCGAGAAATGGGAAGAAGAAAAATACACGCCACGAGAATTTTATGAGAAGCTGGGTGCGCAAGGGTTTCTTTGTCCGCAGGTGCAGCCTGAATATGGCGGTCTTGGCCTCGACTTCGGCTTTAATCTCGTCTTGGCGGAAGAGTTACATCGTGTTGGGGTAGGTACGTTGGCAAGCACGAGCTCTTCGATTATCGTCCCTTACCTCGAAAGATTTGGAAACGAAGAGCAAAAGAAAAGGTATTTGCCCAAATGTGTGAGTGGAGAGGTAACGACGTCAGTGGCGATGACAGAGCCTGGGATCGGATCGGACTTGGCGAGTATGAGTACAACGGCTATTCGTGATGGCGATCACTATATCGTAAACGGGCAGAAAACCTTTATCTCCAATGGTATCAATGCACCGCTGTTTTTTGTTGCAGTCAAAACCGATCCAAAAGCAACTCCAGCTCGGAAAGGTGTCAGCATCCTCTTGGTGGATGCGGATACACCCGGATTTTCCCGCGGACGCAAATTGAAAAAGCTGGGCCAGCATTCTACAGATACCGTTGAGTTGATTTTTGAGGATGCGCGTGTTCCCGTTGGTAATCTGCTAGGTGAAGAAGGCCAGGGCTTCTACTACTTGATGGAAAAATTGCAGCAGGAACGGTTGTTGATTGCTTTGGGTGCAATGGTCATAGCAGAAGAGATGCTCAAGACAACTATGAGCTATGTAAAAGAAAGGCATGCTTTCGGGAAACCGATCAGTTCCTTTCAGAACACGCAATTTGAGATTGCAGAAATGGCAACCGAATTAAAAATGGCCCAGACCTTCCTTGATGATTTAACCAAAAAACATATGCAAGGAGAAAATATCGTTACCCAAATTTCCATGGCAAAATGGTTCATTACAGAAATGGCAAGGAAGATGTCAGCCCGCTGCTTGCAGCTTCATGGCGGATACGGATTTATGGAAGAATATCCGATTGCCCGTCGTTATCGGGATGTTGCCGTGATGCCTATCTATGGTGGTACAACGGAAATTATGAAAACTATTATTGCCAAAAACCTTGGTCTATAG
- a CDS encoding class I adenylate-forming enzyme family protein, whose translation MNIGSSLVRNANMMPDRVAIIYQDQTYTYEQLNRIVNRLAHGLLSLGITKGEKICFMMKNSNIFPIALFAAAKIGAVTVPINVRLTKSEAAYLIDHSDAKLVIYDEEFGSLIEQARSAKVAHCIAVHHAQVEGHLSLQQVLTENVNDPDVVVEQHDDSHILYTSGTTGRPKGAVFDHHRAILFIFHSLGLSGETMNSRILHFMPFFHGAGFSILFKDLFLGQTLVIQQKFDPVEVLKAIDHYKIQSFIAVPTMYNMMLQVPDAAQYDLSSIESLRYGGAPMSPELIKKSMELFKTDQFNNRCGLTEGGPSGIYLYPEEHKEKLGTSGKARFLTEAKVVDKDGKEIAPGEIGELLLRSDMIMKGYYKNPEATAEAIRDGWLYTGDLCSVDVDGFITLVDRKKDMIISGGSNIYSVEVENILYAFDGVLEAAVIGVPDEKWGEIVAAVIVAKPGYIIDRTELIEFCRKHLAGYKIPRAVIFTDVLPRNPSGKILKYELRSRYIKHQSESTSSNERSR comes from the coding sequence GTGAATATTGGGAGTTCACTTGTCAGAAACGCGAATATGATGCCGGATAGAGTTGCGATTATCTATCAGGATCAGACATACACGTATGAACAGCTAAATCGAATCGTAAATCGATTAGCACATGGCTTGCTTTCACTTGGGATCACGAAAGGTGAAAAAATATGCTTCATGATGAAAAACTCCAATATCTTCCCGATCGCTTTGTTTGCGGCCGCCAAGATCGGTGCTGTCACAGTTCCGATCAACGTTCGCCTGACGAAATCAGAAGCAGCATACCTCATCGATCATTCGGATGCCAAGCTAGTCATTTATGATGAAGAGTTTGGATCGTTGATTGAACAGGCTCGATCTGCCAAGGTCGCTCATTGTATTGCTGTTCATCATGCGCAAGTAGAAGGACATTTGTCTTTGCAACAGGTTCTGACTGAAAATGTAAATGATCCTGATGTAGTGGTTGAACAGCATGATGATTCTCACATCCTGTATACATCCGGAACGACAGGAAGACCCAAAGGAGCCGTATTCGATCATCATCGAGCAATTTTGTTCATTTTTCATTCGCTTGGGTTGAGTGGGGAAACAATGAACAGCCGAATCTTGCATTTCATGCCTTTCTTTCACGGTGCAGGATTCAGTATCCTCTTCAAGGATTTATTTTTGGGACAAACACTTGTCATTCAACAAAAATTTGATCCTGTTGAAGTTCTAAAAGCAATTGATCATTACAAAATTCAATCATTTATTGCCGTTCCAACGATGTATAACATGATGCTGCAAGTCCCAGATGCCGCCCAATACGATTTATCCTCGATTGAAAGTCTAAGGTATGGTGGAGCTCCGATGTCTCCCGAACTCATCAAGAAAAGTATGGAACTGTTTAAGACGGATCAGTTTAACAACCGTTGTGGATTGACAGAAGGCGGACCTTCCGGGATTTACTTATATCCGGAGGAACACAAGGAAAAGCTGGGGACAAGCGGAAAGGCAAGATTCTTGACGGAAGCCAAAGTCGTTGACAAGGATGGAAAAGAAATTGCCCCAGGAGAAATTGGGGAATTGCTTCTTCGGAGTGACATGATCATGAAGGGGTATTATAAAAATCCAGAGGCTACTGCTGAGGCAATTCGTGACGGGTGGCTGTATACGGGAGACTTGTGTTCCGTTGATGTAGATGGCTTCATAACACTTGTTGATCGCAAAAAAGATATGATTATTTCGGGTGGCAGCAACATCTATTCCGTTGAAGTAGAGAACATTCTGTACGCTTTTGATGGTGTATTGGAAGCAGCAGTGATAGGAGTTCCCGATGAGAAGTGGGGAGAAATAGTGGCAGCGGTAATCGTCGCAAAACCTGGTTATATCATCGATAGAACAGAGTTAATAGAATTCTGTCGGAAGCATCTCGCTGGTTACAAGATTCCTCGCGCAGTAATCTTCACGGACGTTTTGCCAAGAAATCCTTCTGGGAAAATACTGAAATATGAATTGCGGAGCCGTTACATAAAACATCAATCCGAATCCACTTCTTCAAATGAAAGGAGTCGGTAG
- a CDS encoding MaoC family dehydratase N-terminal domain-containing protein — protein MSNVKDLIGLEFKPYTMPVEKGKIKELALAIGDDNPIYYDLEAAKKEGYDGIPIPPTFLQVIDLWGGMGSVEKMEKLGLKLARVLHGQQSYEYLGDIVAGDVLSVTSKVVDAETKTGSSGSMDLVTSENQYRNQRGELVGITRNTIVHRH, from the coding sequence GTGTCAAATGTGAAAGATTTGATCGGGCTGGAGTTTAAACCTTACACCATGCCCGTAGAAAAAGGAAAAATAAAAGAATTGGCCCTCGCCATTGGTGATGACAACCCGATCTATTACGATCTGGAGGCTGCCAAAAAAGAAGGCTACGATGGAATCCCGATCCCGCCAACCTTTTTGCAGGTTATTGACTTGTGGGGCGGCATGGGTTCCGTTGAAAAAATGGAGAAGTTGGGATTAAAACTGGCGAGAGTTTTGCATGGACAGCAATCCTATGAATACTTGGGTGACATTGTCGCGGGAGATGTGCTGTCAGTCACGAGCAAGGTTGTCGATGCCGAAACGAAGACAGGAAGCAGCGGGTCGATGGACTTGGTCACATCTGAAAATCAGTATCGAAATCAGCGAGGCGAACTGGTAGGCATTACGAGAAACACGATCGTGCATCGTCATTAA
- a CDS encoding SDR family NAD(P)-dependent oxidoreductase: MAKMLENQVAIVTGAGRGIGRETALVLAENGARVVVADRDEEPAAEVVSTIKDLGSDAIAFCGNVTDPVYPKKLVDATISAFGRLDILVNNAGYCIDGLLHKMTDEAFQAMLDIHLIAPFRLIREASPYMRDVAKKEIEQGIVHHRKIINVSSGSGVRGNMGQANYSSAKAGVMGLTKVVAKEWGQFNINSNAVAFGFIDTRLTRPKEEGLIVNGEAAGIPEKVRNLLINNIPQKRVGSAREAAESILFLASPLSNYINGQVLGVNGGSLT, from the coding sequence ATGGCGAAAATGTTGGAAAACCAAGTAGCGATTGTTACAGGGGCTGGACGTGGAATCGGCCGTGAAACGGCATTGGTATTAGCTGAAAATGGCGCGCGAGTCGTTGTGGCAGATCGAGATGAAGAACCGGCAGCAGAAGTAGTTTCTACGATCAAGGATCTCGGAAGCGATGCGATCGCATTTTGCGGAAACGTAACAGATCCAGTCTATCCGAAGAAATTGGTAGATGCGACGATTTCTGCCTTTGGCCGACTGGATATTTTGGTGAACAATGCTGGCTATTGTATTGACGGCCTTCTTCATAAAATGACGGACGAAGCATTCCAGGCAATGCTAGACATCCATCTGATCGCTCCCTTCCGATTGATTCGTGAAGCATCCCCATACATGCGCGATGTCGCCAAAAAAGAGATCGAACAAGGCATCGTTCATCACCGCAAGATTATCAATGTTTCCTCCGGGTCCGGGGTAAGAGGAAACATGGGCCAAGCTAACTATTCGTCTGCGAAAGCAGGAGTCATGGGATTAACCAAGGTGGTAGCGAAAGAGTGGGGGCAATTCAACATCAACAGCAATGCAGTAGCATTCGGGTTCATTGATACACGGCTTACACGACCGAAAGAAGAAGGATTGATTGTCAATGGGGAAGCAGCGGGCATTCCAGAAAAAGTACGGAACCTGTTAATCAACAATATCCCTCAAAAACGCGTTGGCAGTGCAAGGGAAGCAGCCGAAAGTATCCTATTCCTGGCTTCCCCATTGTCTAACTACATTAATGGACAAGTGCTTGGGGTAAACGGCGGTTCCTTGACGTAA
- a CDS encoding MaoC/PaaZ C-terminal domain-containing protein — MIFYEDVSEGYEFPVLEKEPITRVQLVRFAGASGDFHPLHLVEEFAEKAGMKIIAHGMLVMGMLSQGVTSWVSRKNIQKIQVRFCKMTLPGESIQIVGKVLEKKLDNTVVGEVLAKNSEGEVKVSGIFEAKLPSR; from the coding sequence ATGATATTTTATGAGGATGTAAGCGAAGGATACGAGTTCCCTGTTCTGGAAAAAGAACCGATCACCCGCGTGCAGCTCGTTCGGTTTGCAGGTGCTTCCGGCGATTTTCACCCGCTGCATCTGGTGGAAGAGTTCGCAGAGAAAGCAGGCATGAAGATCATCGCTCACGGAATGCTGGTCATGGGGATGCTGTCCCAAGGAGTTACTTCCTGGGTTTCTCGAAAAAACATTCAGAAAATTCAAGTTCGTTTTTGCAAAATGACACTGCCTGGCGAATCGATCCAGATTGTCGGAAAAGTATTGGAGAAAAAGTTGGATAACACTGTAGTAGGAGAAGTGCTGGCAAAGAACAGCGAAGGAGAAGTCAAAGTTTCAGGCATCTTTGAGGCGAAATTGCCATCAAGGTAA